A DNA window from Doryrhamphus excisus isolate RoL2022-K1 chromosome 2, RoL_Dexc_1.0, whole genome shotgun sequence contains the following coding sequences:
- the lbx2 gene encoding transcription factor LBX2, with product MTSSKDMKAGSALQSSGEDRRRAPLDQLPPPANSNKPLTPFSIEDILNKPSVKKKATAASPSVTCPPRVLDKVAASNAARNGLSTPSSPLCALEELASKTFKGLEVNVIQAAEGREHMNAFGQRQTSKKRRKSRTAFTNHQIYELEKRFLYQKYLSPADRDQIAQQLGLSNAQVITWFQNRRAKLKRDLEEMKADVESLKKITPQTLQKLVTMENMDEVQGGPGGPGSQSPSDGHVRVFPQSPSSSRGQTTDEFSEDDEEIEVDD from the exons ATGACGTCCAGCAAAGACATGAAGGCGGGATCCGCTTTGCAGTCCAGCGGCGAGGACCGGAGACGGGCTCCCCTGGATCAGCTGCCCCCGCCGGCCAACTCCAACAAGCCGCTGACGCCCTTCAGCATCGAGGACATCCTCAATAAGCCGTCCGTCAAAAAGAAGGCCACTGCGGCTTCGCCCAGCGTCACGTGTCCGCCGAGGGTGCTGGATAAAGTGGCCGCCTCCAACGCTGCCAGGAACGGCCTCAGCACGCCCTCCTCCCCGCTGTGCGCCCTGGAGGAGCTCGCTAGCAAGACGTTCAAGGGCCTGGAGGTCAACGTCATTCAGGCGGCGGAAG GCCGCGAACACATGAACGCCTTCGGCCAGAGGCAGACCTCCAAGAAGAGAAGGAAGTCGCGGACGGCCTTCACCAACCACCAAATCTACGAACTGGAGAAGCGTTTCCTGTACCAGAAGTACCTGTCCCCGGCAGACCGGGACCAGATCGCCCAGCAGCTGGGCCTGTCCAATGCCCAGGTCATCACGTGGTTCCAGAACCGGCGCGCCAAGCTCAAGCGAGACCTGGAAGAGATGAAGGCGGACGTGGAGTCCCTGAAGAAGATCACTCCGCAGACTCTGCAGAAGCTCGTCACCATGGAGAACATGGACGAGGTCCAGGGTGGACCGGGAGGACCGGGGTCCCAGTCCCCCTCTGATGGACACGTGAGGGTCTTCCCACAGTCCCCGTCTTCGTCCCGAGGCCAAACCACGGACGAGTTCTCTGAGGATGACGAGGAGATCGAAGTGGATGATTga
- the pcgf1 gene encoding polycomb group RING finger protein 1 isoform X3 — protein sequence MAEQGPMAIAMRLRNQLQTVYKLDPLRNEEEVKLKIKDLNEHIVCYLCAGYFIDATTITECLHTFCKSCIVKYLQTSKYCPMCNIKIHETQPLLNLKLDRVMQDIVYKLVPGLQESEDKRIKEFYQSRGLERVLQPAGDDCVSDPSSLPYTSFDHAKAHFYRYDEQVSLCLERLSSSLAGKDKSKLALQKFVRCSVRAEVRHLRKVLCHRLNVEKHQVQMLFNNESLPDHMTMKRLWLSHWFGKAQPLVLHYTIKDKRSR from the exons ATGGCGGAGCAAGGTCCGATGGCCATAGCGATGCGGCTACGAAACCAGCTGCAGACCGTATACAAGCTGGACCCGCTTCGAAACGAG GAGGAGGTGAAGTTAAAAATCAAGGACCTGAACGAACACATCGTGTGTTATCTTTGTGCTGGCTACTTCATCGATGCCACCACCATCACAGAGTGTCTGCACACAT TCTGTAAAAGCTGCATCGTCAAGTACCTGCAAACCAGCAAGTACTGCCCGATGTGCAACATCAAAATCCACGAAACGCAGCCTCTGCTCAACCTCAAGCTGGACCGCGTCATGCAGGACATCGTCTATAAGCTAGTGCCCGGTCTGCAAGAAA GCGAAGACAAAAGAATCAAAGAGTTCTATCAGTCACGAGGGTTGGAAAGAGTTCTTCAGCCTGCAGGGGACG ACTGCGTATCAGACCCATCATCTTTACCGTACACCAGCTTCGACCACGCCAAGgcacatttttacagatacgACGAACAAGTGTCGCTCTGTCTAGAAAGACTAAG TTCATCACTGGCTGGAAAAGATAAAAGCAAACTTGCTCTGCAG AAGTTTGTGCGTTGTTCTGTGCGAGCGGAGGTTCGACATTTACGAAAAGTACTTTGCCATCGACTCAACGTGGAAAAACATCAG gtcCAGATGTTGTTCAACAACGAGTCTTTGCCTGATCACATGACCATGAAACGGTTATGGCTGTCACACTGGTTTGGAAAG GCGCAGCCGTTAGTGCTTCACTACACCATCAAGGACAAACGGAGCAGATAG
- the pcgf1 gene encoding polycomb group RING finger protein 1 isoform X1 → MAEQGPMAIAMRLRNQLQTVYKLDPLRNEEEVKLKIKDLNEHIVCYLCAGYFIDATTITECLHTFCKSCIVKYLQTSKYCPMCNIKIHETQPLLNLKLDRVMQDIVYKLVPGLQESEDKRIKEFYQSRGLERVLQPAGDDCVSDPSSLPYTSFDHAKAHFYRYDEQVSLCLERLSSSLAGKDKSKLALQQKFVRCSVRAEVRHLRKVLCHRLNVEKHQVQMLFNNESLPDHMTMKRLWLSHWFGKAQPLVLHYTIKDKRSR, encoded by the exons ATGGCGGAGCAAGGTCCGATGGCCATAGCGATGCGGCTACGAAACCAGCTGCAGACCGTATACAAGCTGGACCCGCTTCGAAACGAG GAGGAGGTGAAGTTAAAAATCAAGGACCTGAACGAACACATCGTGTGTTATCTTTGTGCTGGCTACTTCATCGATGCCACCACCATCACAGAGTGTCTGCACACAT TCTGTAAAAGCTGCATCGTCAAGTACCTGCAAACCAGCAAGTACTGCCCGATGTGCAACATCAAAATCCACGAAACGCAGCCTCTGCTCAACCTCAAGCTGGACCGCGTCATGCAGGACATCGTCTATAAGCTAGTGCCCGGTCTGCAAGAAA GCGAAGACAAAAGAATCAAAGAGTTCTATCAGTCACGAGGGTTGGAAAGAGTTCTTCAGCCTGCAGGGGACG ACTGCGTATCAGACCCATCATCTTTACCGTACACCAGCTTCGACCACGCCAAGgcacatttttacagatacgACGAACAAGTGTCGCTCTGTCTAGAAAGACTAAG TTCATCACTGGCTGGAAAAGATAAAAGCAAACTTGCTCTGCAG CAGAAGTTTGTGCGTTGTTCTGTGCGAGCGGAGGTTCGACATTTACGAAAAGTACTTTGCCATCGACTCAACGTGGAAAAACATCAG gtcCAGATGTTGTTCAACAACGAGTCTTTGCCTGATCACATGACCATGAAACGGTTATGGCTGTCACACTGGTTTGGAAAG GCGCAGCCGTTAGTGCTTCACTACACCATCAAGGACAAACGGAGCAGATAG
- the pcgf1 gene encoding polycomb group RING finger protein 1 isoform X2, whose protein sequence is MAEQGPMAIAMRLRNQLQTVYKLDPLRNEEVKLKIKDLNEHIVCYLCAGYFIDATTITECLHTFCKSCIVKYLQTSKYCPMCNIKIHETQPLLNLKLDRVMQDIVYKLVPGLQESEDKRIKEFYQSRGLERVLQPAGDDCVSDPSSLPYTSFDHAKAHFYRYDEQVSLCLERLSSSLAGKDKSKLALQQKFVRCSVRAEVRHLRKVLCHRLNVEKHQVQMLFNNESLPDHMTMKRLWLSHWFGKAQPLVLHYTIKDKRSR, encoded by the exons ATGGCGGAGCAAGGTCCGATGGCCATAGCGATGCGGCTACGAAACCAGCTGCAGACCGTATACAAGCTGGACCCGCTTCGAAACGAG GAGGTGAAGTTAAAAATCAAGGACCTGAACGAACACATCGTGTGTTATCTTTGTGCTGGCTACTTCATCGATGCCACCACCATCACAGAGTGTCTGCACACAT TCTGTAAAAGCTGCATCGTCAAGTACCTGCAAACCAGCAAGTACTGCCCGATGTGCAACATCAAAATCCACGAAACGCAGCCTCTGCTCAACCTCAAGCTGGACCGCGTCATGCAGGACATCGTCTATAAGCTAGTGCCCGGTCTGCAAGAAA GCGAAGACAAAAGAATCAAAGAGTTCTATCAGTCACGAGGGTTGGAAAGAGTTCTTCAGCCTGCAGGGGACG ACTGCGTATCAGACCCATCATCTTTACCGTACACCAGCTTCGACCACGCCAAGgcacatttttacagatacgACGAACAAGTGTCGCTCTGTCTAGAAAGACTAAG TTCATCACTGGCTGGAAAAGATAAAAGCAAACTTGCTCTGCAG CAGAAGTTTGTGCGTTGTTCTGTGCGAGCGGAGGTTCGACATTTACGAAAAGTACTTTGCCATCGACTCAACGTGGAAAAACATCAG gtcCAGATGTTGTTCAACAACGAGTCTTTGCCTGATCACATGACCATGAAACGGTTATGGCTGTCACACTGGTTTGGAAAG GCGCAGCCGTTAGTGCTTCACTACACCATCAAGGACAAACGGAGCAGATAG